From a single Eleginops maclovinus isolate JMC-PN-2008 ecotype Puerto Natales chromosome 18, JC_Emac_rtc_rv5, whole genome shotgun sequence genomic region:
- the LOC134879736 gene encoding uncharacterized protein LOC134879736 yields the protein MGKCRFNPSWVHDPKYNWVQPVPGDVWEAQCTLCRKTFKLGTMGHIALNSHMKSAKHTKLVEVRSSQAPIATFCVPPSVQSTSVASATPLQQVPLSGLLCGSTPTLQAEVIWTLRTVYEHHSYSSNEGITDVFKCMFPDSQIAATFSCGSNKTAYLTKFGLVPFISKELTEQVNQAVGFVPMLDESLNKSTKTKQLDIHLRYWDGDRVRSRYFGSQFMGHAKAVDLLSNFKECLRDLDLRRMVSLSMDGPNVNWRFLEMLQTEHAEHFGGAQLVVVGSCGLHTLHNAVKCGFTEWHMEKFLRALHTIFHNVPARREDFCNLTKSKTFALPFCGHRWIENLPVVQRAIEIWPDMKKYVDAVTTKKLPNPGTSSYDTIEVATKDPLILAKLHFFMAVSRSVTPFLTKYQTDEPVLPFFANDLAELLKNLLRRFIKRELLTDVTPQHLVRLDVTDKQSRVHPKAVDIGIGAETAIKELQQRSKSSEELSILHFQNQCMECLSKMVQKIQERSPLKFPIVRQLTCLNPAFMYSNPELCQKQMKSIVRKFLQDRQLDGGVAAGDLITQKFSEMLSVEVRTEEFQSFQPFKKRLDVFLSNIISETYPQLWSFIQKLLLLSHGQATVERGFSVNKEIETANIHEDTVVAQRIVCDYISLHGGVTKVPLTPALLSSVSSSRARYRIHLETERKKRESQAESEKRKAIEENLEQLRKHRRSIKEVAEHLLRDADKLADQAEAKQAGSKMAELIAKSNAFRRSHKEKMAELIKLDEQIAAKRAELQKL from the exons ATGGGCAAATGTCGGTTCAATCCGTCGTGGGTACACGACCCTAAGTATAACTGGGTTCAGCCTGTGCCAGGGGATGTGTGGGAGGCACAGTGTACtttatgcagaaaaaccttcaaactTGGGACCATGGGGCATATAGCCTTGAACTCCCATATGAAGAGTGCTAAGCACACAAAATTGGTTGAAGTGCGTTCGAGCCAGGCACCGATAGCAACTTTCTGTGTGCCACCTTCAGTGCAGTCTACCTCCGTGGCTAGCGCTACACCACTGCAGCAGGTACCACTGTCAGGGTTACTGTGCGGGTCAACACCAACTCTGCAGGCAGAGGTAATATGGACTCTTAGGACAGTATACGAACACCACTCCTACTCCTCCAATGAGGGCATCACCGAtgtattcaaatgcatgttcccTGACTCTCAAATCGCGGCAACATTTTCATGCGGGAGCAACAAGACAGCGTATCTTACGAAGTTCGGTCTCGTCCCTTTTATCAGTAAGGAGCTCACCGAGCAGGTAAACCAGGCTGTTGGTTTTGTGCCAATGTTGGACGAAAGcctcaacaaaagcacaaaaaccaaacagcttGACATCCATCTCCGCTACTGGGACGGTGACCGTGTTCGATCACGATATTTTGGCTCGCAGTTCATGGGCCATGCAAAGGCGGTGGACCTTCTCAGTAATTTCAAG GAGTGTTTACGTGACCTTGATTTGAGGAGGATGGTCTCTTTGTCCATGGACGGACCCAACGTCAATTGGCGTTTTCTTGAGATGCTGCAGACGGAGCATGCTGAGCATTTTGGGGGTGCCCAGTTGGTTGTAGTGGGAAGTTGTGGGCTACACACTCTACATAATGCTGTCAAATGTGGATTCACTGAGTGGCATATGGAGAAGTTCTTAAGAGCTCTTCATACTATTTTTCACAATGTGCCAGCAAGAAGGGAGGATTTTTGCAATCTTACAAAGTCCAAAACCTTTGCTTTGCCTTTCTGTGGTCACCGCTGGATCGAGAACCTCCCAGTAGTGCAGAGAGCCATTGAGATCTGGCctgacatgaagaaatatgttgaTGCTGTTACAACCAAGAAGCTCCCAAACCCTGGAACGTCTTCTTATGACACCATCGAGGTGGCAACCAAAGACCCTCTTATTTTGGCAAAGCTGCATTTTTTCATGGCAGTTTCACGAAGTGTGACACCCTTCTTGACAAAGTATCAAACGGATGAACCTGTGCTTCCATTCTTTGCCAATGACTTGGCTGAATTACTGAAG aATTTGCTGAGGCGATTCATCAAGCGAGAGCTACTGACTGATGTCACACCTCAGCACTTGGTACGGCTTGATGTCACTGACAAGCAGTCGAGGGTGCATCCAAAGGCAGTGGACATCGGCATTGGTGCAGAGACTGCCATAAAG GAACTCCAACAGCGGAGTAAATCCTCAGAGGAACTTTCCatcctacattttcaaaaccaatGCATGGAGTGTCTATCCAAAATGGTCCAGAAGATTCAGGAGAGGAGCCCTTTGAAGTTTCCGATTGTTAGACAATTAACTTGTCTGAACCCAGCCTTTATGTACAGCAACCCTGAACTGTGTCAGAAACAGATGAAGAGCATAGTCAGGAAGTTTCTACAAGACAGACAGTTGGATGGAGGAGTTGCTGCTG GTGATCTGATCACCCAGAAGTTCTCAGAGATGCTGTCCGTGGAGGTCCGAACTGAAGAATTTCAGTCCTTCCAGCCATTCAAGAAAAGACTGGATGTCTTTCTAAGCAACATCATCAGTGAGACCTACCCACAACTTTGGTCCTTTATCCAGAAGCTTCTACTTCTATCACACGGGCAGGCAACAGTTGAGCGGGGCTTTTCGGTGAACAAAGAAATTGAAACTGCTAACATTCACGAAGACACCGTTGTAGCGCAGAGAATCGTCTGTGACTACATCTCTCTCCATGGAGGGGTTACCAAGGTCCCCCTCACGCCAGCCCTGCTTTCCTCGGTCTCATCTTCCAGAGCAAGATATAGAATTCATCttgagacggagagaaaaaagagagaatctcAAGCAGAGTCAGAAAAACGAAAGGCCATTGAGGAGAACCTGGAGCAACTGAGAAAGCACAGAAGATCCATCAAGGAGGTAGCCGAACATCTGCTCAGGGATGCTGATAAGTTGGCAGACCAGGCTGAAGCCAAGCAAGCAGGCAGCAAGATGGCGGAGCTAATAGCAAAATCGAATGCCTTTAGAAGGAGCCACAAGGAAAAGATGGCTGAACTCATTAAACTGGACGAACAGATTGCTGCCAAAAGAGCTGAGCTCCAAAAGCTGTAG